The following are encoded in a window of Salmo trutta chromosome 9, fSalTru1.1, whole genome shotgun sequence genomic DNA:
- the LOC115200622 gene encoding uncharacterized protein LOC115200622 isoform X5, which translates to MSSSQETEEDEGGVESSPQSVQSAASPAPSYLSMKSDHSMGPPINFRDRVLDGKFRAKQRKMSASTSYSHSSWRGITDHPCTFNGRPYHCALTASLLAEDHFRCSVCKEVLNEPVSFPCGHSFCRQCIETYWNKPAKKKVYDCPGCQRRYMTCPVLFTNLTLDKVIQKLQQTGFKVPALPPHRYAGPGDVACDLCTEKQLKAVKFCLTCTASYCESHVRQHYTVAALQRHTLVDATGNLDQKLCNEEQQTALRLEAKLEQMNTEFAEEKTQKNKLTQNVKNPTTELTCYAKRSSKDWATECFVLAALGRPLDLGMMYDCCSDCLSSDVGLWDESTTANMRQSLPRPHTEVMCIEGDSLQDRFRALNVSTSLRASVLSGLVEVDGAAGYLNHPAQSKNKDRVTLQYRTTTRLDMLSHRVFEETVKRDSKATHVVMAVLYGAQAFFIFDDKRVSGEKRAGGGEVDMRSVIKKMAPSFSADHMLSSLSDNEKINSLLYQCTLHSDVDYINGSMTYGQAVQALESLPKHLGQQGEKAVPLYAWLYPLKNLVTSVQITQGFLSEVEDVVEHLRQVIMRCQAMMTLLHVNDDVMKRFPSVKEKLAEFSELLQKYQSEFKRGLAMAVKTVRESEEMDEKRLRDILQNHDQSPFCSQYTHQWLNNKKEEIKALLICKAKNIPIGKEVQEKAKNIPTGKEVQEKAKNIPTGKEVQEKAKNIPTGKEVQEKAKNIPTGKEVQEKAKNIPTGKEVQEKAKNIPTGKEVQRKAKNIPTGKEVQRKAKNIPTGKEVPTPNRTLCFTLTSLVGEDPYLSTMKRYIHSALEITTNQSGISGQQQTQHAFKPPDLTEKIQSDLHLFTTSNEDRRDGEKFNFLVAAIPDVTFPGSRIGLYQNGRLIGRNFKLGSKPNPAEVTEIKQNSFNLKFPQSKVMSPVKYRIEYTAESDVQWTVRYLPSGPGSVGLGPDHCNTCMLPGLKPDTKYQVRYSAVDRSSMSDFSMVTMVKTNPRSTPGQPCVKLVGENVRVTWRIAEEEDGVPVLRYAVEFKEAGLEGWSRVSTTGPECRCTLSQTSSTCYRVRVSAVYGEGDTSKPSTETDIPVKVWSIDLSQRKASFLLDVLKLQPEKKPVELKGWSDEESEVRSFLQCLPYISQLRFVNNNSNAAVIQFVLNLSVAAADHEARTGWSWSKFLSLVWSYSSFPFNEEVHPSDQCDFLLDLYSCAKASGTKKGRSLIPLLRPVYQSAPAVWYVNLARRKASVFLEVLKLQPVKRPVQVKCWSDEESEVKSFLQCLPYISQLSFKDNNLVHFLHKNREQAQHFAALLQAHGFTLSLGGELPRQTCTSVGRILALCASGVKLGLTPCKISLRGASILFRHPLMLHNLILNEIMTVKLTRLLATGRVSAPMGVEELSLVVENSQLSEDMLSRVLSSVASLLRLWAVQCLDLTECTIHGHSLILLLGHQGPLKLKLCPDTLQQLAVVVHEAQDKDLTHSFLKKVGGDLTSCRLDWEVLLSLLQRSTHNITVNLRENWLSKRNITDLRPFLGRIILKSVDRNLLLLFLHCYSASKIQPGATALLGALQHRLDFSSSVDLSTKDQGKPLCLSSADCKAIVRVLEQSRCVTELILCDCEISDRALTKLLLKIPRRVNLSPSKAILVQLVQTCNKNNAVHHAGSLVRALGGELDLSETKLDQKACRSLALVLMHSKGLSELDLSRCQLTDHHLQPLLTHLHKVQVLDLSHNAISNYLSKKILKAVSTSKGHIVRLTNNRMKAKPLF; encoded by the exons ATGAGTTCCTCACAGGAAACAGAGGAAGATGAGGGTGGTGTGGAAAGCAG CCCCCAGTCTGTGCAGTCAGCAGCATCTCCAGCACCCAGCTatctgtccatgaagagtgaccattCAATGGGTCCGCCCATTAATTTCAGAGATAGAGTTTTGGATGGAAAGTTTAG GGCTAAGCAGAGGAAAATGTCTGCCTCCACCTCATACTCTCACTCTTCATGGAGAGGTATAACGGATCACCCGTGTACCTTCAATGGAAGGCCATATCACTG TGCACTGACAGCTAGTCTTCTGGCAGAGGACCACTTCAGATGCTCAGTGTGCAAGGAGGTTCTCAACgagcctgtctccttcccttgTGGACACAGTTTCTGCAGGCAGTGCATTGAGACCTATTGGAACAAGCCAGCGAAGAAAAAAGTATACGACTGTCCCGGGTGTCAACGGAGATACATGACATGTCCCGTTCTCTTCACAAATTTAACCTTGGATAAAGTGATCCAGAAACTCCAGCAGACAGGATTTAAGGTCCCTGCACTTCCCCCTCACCGCTAcgctggacctggagatgtggccTGTGATCTCTGCACTGAGAAACAGCTCAAAGCTGTGAAGTTCTGTCTGACCTGCACTGCCTCTTACTGTGAGAGCCACGTTAGGCAGCATTACACCGTAGCAGCACTGCAGAGACACACCCTGGTGGATGCAACTGGAAACCTGGATCAGAAACTCTGCAATGAAGAACAACAGACTGCATTAAGGCTGGAAGCTAAATTGGAACAGATGAATACAGAGTTTGCTgaggaaaaaacacaaaaaaacaaactgACGCAG AATGTAAAGAATCCAACCACTGAGTTAACCTGTTATGCAAAGAGGTCATCCAAAG ATTGGGCAACGGAATGTTTTGTGCTGGCTGCCCTTGGTCGTCCCTTAGACCTTGGGATGATGTATGACTGCTGCAGTGATTGTCTTTCCTCAG ATGTCGGTCTATGGGATGAGAGCACAACAGCCAACATGCGTCAGTCTCTGCCTCGGCCTCACACAGAGGTGATGTGTATTGAAGGAGACTCCCTACAGGACAGATTCAGGGCTCTGAATGTTTCCACTTCTCTAAGGGCTAGTGTCTTGTCTGGGCTGGTGGAGGTTGATGGTGCTGCTGGATACTTGAACCATCCCGCCCAGTCCAAAAACAAGGACCGGGTCACTCTACAGTACAGAACCACTACCAGGCTGGACATGCTCAGTCACAGGGTATTTGAAGAAACCGTTAAAAGGGATTCAAAGGCAACACACGTGGTGATGGCTGTTCTCTATGGAGCTCAAGCATTCTTTATCTTTGATGACAAGCGTGTCAGTGGAGAGAAAAGGGCTGGTGGAGGAGAAGTCGATATGCGAAGTGTTATCAAGAAGATGGCGCCCTCCTTCAGTGCAGATCATATGTTATCCAGCTTGAGTGACAATGAGAAAATTAACAGTTTGTTGTATCAGTGTACACTCCACAGTGATGTAGACTATATCAATGGCTCCATGACTTATGGCCAAGCAGTACAAGCTCTTGAATCTCTCCCGAAGCACCTTGGACAACAGGGAGAGAAAGCAGTGCCTCTGTATGCCTGGCTCTATCCTCTGAAGAATCTGGTCACTTCAGTTCAGATCACTCAAGGCTTTCTCTCCGAGGTCGAGGACGTGGTGGAGCATCTGAGGCAGGTCATCATGAGATGCCAGGCCATGATGACATTATTACACGTCAATGATGATGTGATGAAAAGGTTCCCCAGTGTGAAGGAAAAACTTGCAGAATTTTCTGAGCTGCTGCAGAAGTACCAGTCCGAGTTTAAGAGAGGGCTGGCTATGGCAGTAAAGACcgtgagagagagtgaagagatgGATGAAAAGAGGCTGAGAGACATTCTCCAGAACCATGATCAATCACCATTCTGTTCTCAGTACACACATCAATGGCTTAACAACAAAAAGGAGGAGATAAAGGCTCTGCTTATCTGCAAAGCAAAAAACATCCCCATTGGGAAGGAGGTCCAGGAGAAagcaaaaaacatccccacagggaAGGAGGTCCAGGAGAAagcaaaaaacatccccacagggaAGGAGGTCCAGGAGAAagcaaaaaacatccccacagggaAGGAGGTCCAGGAGAAagcaaaaaacatccccactgggAAGGAGGTCCAGGAGAAagcaaaaaacatccccacagggaAGGAGGTCCAGGAGAAagcaaaaaacatccccacagggaAGGAGGTCCAGAGGAAagcaaaaaacatccccacagggaAGGAGGTCCAGAGGAAAgcaaaaaacatccccacggggAAGGAGGTACCGACCCCAAACAGGACGCTGTGCTTCACACTCACCTCACTGGTGGGTGAAGATCCATACCTTTCCACCATGAAGCGGTATATACATTCTGCACTAGAGATCACCACAAACCAATCAGGGATCAGCGGACAGCAGCAGACACAGCATGCCTTCAAGCCTCCAGATTTAACTGAAAAAATACAGTCTGACCTCCACTTGTTCACCACATCCAATgaagacagaagagatggagagaaattcAATTTTCTTGTTGCAGCTATACCAGATGTCACCTTTCCTGGATCCCGCATTGGTCTGTATCAAAATGGTCGTCTTATCGGCCGCAATTTCAAGCTTGGATCAAAGCCAAATCCAGCCGAAGTAACAGAGATAAAACAGAACAGCTTCAATCTGAAATTTCCTCAGTCAAAGGTCATGAGTCCTGTGAAGTACAGAATAGAGTATACCGCAGAAAGTGATGTTCAATGGACTGTTAGATATTTACCATCTGGACCTGGATCTGTGGGACTGGGTCCTGACCACTGTAACACTTGTATGTTGCCTGGTTTGAAACCTGACACTAAATACCAGGTTAGATACAGTGCTGTGGACAGATCTAGTATGAGTGACTTCAGCATGGTCACCATGGTAAAGACAAACCCAAGGTCCACACCTGGACAGCCCTGTGTGAAACTGGTGGGAGAAAATGTCAGAGTCACATGGCGGATAGCGGAAGAGGAAGATGGCGTTCCCGTGCTACGTTATGCTGTGGAGTTCAAAGAGGCAGGGCTTGAGGGCTGGTCCAGGGTATCAACAACGGGGCCTGAATGTAGATGCACTTTATCTCAGACCTCCAGTACTTGCTACCGAGTCAGAGTCTCTGCCGTCTATGGAGAGGGAGACACAAGTAAACCCAGCACAGAAACAGACATCCCTGTAAAGG TCTGGTCCATAGACCTCTCACAAAGGAAAGCCTCCTTCCTCCTAGATGTTCTGAAACTCCAACCAGAGAAGAAACCAGTAGAGCTGAAGGGTTGGTCAGATGAAGAGAGTGAAGTGAGGAGTTTCCTTCAGTGTCTGCCCTACATCTCACAGCTGAG GTTTGTGAACAACAACAGCAACGCAGCCGTTATCCAGTTTGTGCTCAATCTGAGTGTCGCAGCAGCAGACCATGAAGCAAGGACAGGATGGAGTTGGTCTAAGTTCCTATCTCTGGTGTGGAGCTACAGTTCCTTCCCCTTCAATGAAGAAGTTCATCCTTCAGATCAATGTGACTTCCTTCTGGATCTTTACTCGTGTGCAAAGGCATCTGGGACTAAAAAGGGCAGGAGTCTCATTCCATTACTTCGGCCAGTTTACCAGTCAGCTCCAGCAGTCTGGTATGTGAATCTTGCTAGAAGAAAGGCCTCCGTCTTCCTCGAAGTTCTGAAACTCCAACCAGTGAAAAGGCCAGTGCAGGTGAAATGCTGGTCAGATGAAGAGAGTGAAGTGAAGAGTTTCCTTCAGTGTCTGCCTTACATCTCACAGCTGAG TTTTAAGGACAACAATCTTGTACACTTCCTACATAAAAATAGAGAGCAGGCCCAGCATTTTGCCGCTCTCTTACAAGCTCATGGCTTTACCCTGTCATTGGGAGGAGAGTTACCCAGGCAAACCTGCACTTCTGTGGGGAGAATCTTGGCCCTGTGTGCCTCAGGAGTGAAACTCGGTCTCACACCCTGCAAGATTTCTCTCAGAGGAGCTTCGATTCTCTTCAGACATCCGTTGATGCTACACAACCTCAT ACTAAATGAGATCATGACAGTGAAACTGACCAGACTGCTTGCGACTGGTAGAGTCAGTGCTCCAATGGGGGTGGAGGAGCTTTCGCTGGTTGTTGAGAACTCACAACTATCAGAGGATATGCTTTCTAGGGTCCTGAGTAGTGTGGCGTCCCTGCTGAGACTCTGGGCTGTGCAGTGTCTGGACCTGACAGAGTGCACTATCCACGGTCACTCTCTCATCCTGCTGCTGGGTCACCAGGGCCCTCTGAAACTCAA ACTGTGTCCAGACACTCTGCAGCAGCTGGCTGTAGTTGTGCATGAAGCTCAGGACAAGGACCTGACTCATTCATTCTTAAAGAAGGTTGGTGGAGACCTGACCTCTTGCAGGCTGGACTGGGAAGTGCTTCTTTCTCTGCTGCAGCGTTCAACCCACAACATCACTGTGAATCTCAGAGAGAACTGGCTTTCAAAGAGAAACATCACAGATCTTCGTCCCTTTCTGGGCAGGATTATTTTAAAGAG TGTTGACAGGAATCTGCTGCTGCTGTTCCTCCACTGCTACTCTGCCTCAAAGATCCAGCCAGGGGCAACAGCCCTGCTTGGCGCTCTGCAGCACAGGCTGgacttctcctcctctgtggacCTGTCAACAAAGGACCAGGGGAAGCCTCTGTGTCTGAGTTCTGCTGACTGCAAGGCCATCGTCAGAGTCCTGGAGCAGAGCCGTTGCGTCACAGAGCTGATCCTATGCGATTGTGAGATTTCAGACAGAGCACTCACGAAGCTGCTGCTGAAAATCCCACGCAGAGTTAACCTCAG CCCCAGTAAAGCCATATTGGTTCAACTTGTACAAACTTGTAACAAGAATAATGCAGTGCATCATGCAGGATCCCTGGTCAGAGCCCTGGGTGGGGAGCTGGACCTCAGTGAGACCAAGCTGGATCAGAAGGCCTGTAGATCTCTGGCCCTGGTTCTCATGCATTCAAAGGGTCTGTCAGAACTGGACCTCAGCCGCTGCCAACTCACAGACCACCACCTACAGCCTCTGCTCACACACCTGCACAAAGTCCAAGTCCTGGA TCTAAGTCATAATGCAATTTCCAACTATCTGAGTAAGAAAATACTGAAAGCTGTCTCCACCAGCAAAGGCCACATAGTTCG GCTCACAAACAACAGAATGAAAGCCAAACCACTGTTCTAG
- the LOC115200622 gene encoding uncharacterized protein LOC115200622 isoform X3, with translation MSSSQETEEDEGGVESSPQSVQSAASPAPSYLSMKSDHSMGPPINFRDRVLDGKFSPQSVQSAASPAPSCLSMKSDQSMGQPINFRDRVLDGEFRAKQRKMSASTSYSHSSWRGITDHPCTFNGRPYHCPQSVQSAASPTPSYLSMKSDQSMGPPINFRDRVLDGEFSALTASLLAEDHFRCSVCKEVLNEPVSFPCGHSFCRQCIETYWNKPAKKKVYDCPGCQRRYMTCPVLFTNLTLDKVIQKLQQTGFKVPALPPHRYAGPGDVACDLCTEKQLKAVKFCLTCTASYCESHVRQHYTVAALQRHTLVDATGNLDQKLCNEEQQTALRLEAKLEQMNTEFAEEKTQKNKLTQNVKNPTTELTCYAKRSSKDWATECFVLAALGRPLDLGMMYDCCSDCLSSDVGLWDESTTANMRQSLPRPHTEVMCIEGDSLQDRFRALNVSTSLRASVLSGLVEVDGAAGYLNHPAQSKNKDRVTLQYRTTTRLDMLSHRVFEETVKRDSKATHVVMAVLYGAQAFFIFDDKRVSGEKRAGGGEVDMRSVIKKMAPSFSADHMLSSLSDNEKINSLLYQCTLHSDVDYINGSMTYGQAVQALESLPKHLGQQGEKAVPLYAWLYPLKNLVTSVQITQGFLSEVEDVVEHLRQVIMRCQAMMTLLHVNDDVMKRFPSVKEKLAEFSELLQKYQSEFKRGLAMAVKTVRESEEMDEKRLRDILQNHDQSPFCSQYTHQWLNNKKEEIKALLICKAKNIPIGKEVQEKAKNIPTGKEVQEKAKNIPTGKEVQEKAKNIPTGKEVQEKAKNIPTGKEVQEKAKNIPTGKEVQEKAKNIPTGKEVPTPNRTLCFTLTSLVGEDPYLSTMKRYIHSALEITTNQSGISGQQQTQHAFKPPDLTEKIQSDLHLFTTSNEDRRDGEKFNFLVAAIPDVTFPGSRIGLYQNGRLIGRNFKLGSKPNPAEVTEIKQNSFNLKFPQSKVMSPVKYRIEYTAESDVQWTVRYLPSGPGSVGLGPDHCNTCMLPGLKPDTKYQVRYSAVDRSSMSDFSMVTMVKTNPRSTPGQPCVKLVGENVRVTWRIAEEEDGVPVLRYAVEFKEAGLEGWSRVSTTGPECRCTLSQTSSTCYRVRVSAVYGEGDTSKPSTETDIPVKVWSIDLSQRKASFLLDVLKLQPEKKPVELKGWSDEESEVRSFLQCLPYISQLRFVNNNSNAAVIQFVLNLSVAAADHEARTGWSWSKFLSLVWSYSSFPFNEEVHPSDQCDFLLDLYSCAKASGTKKGRSLIPLLRPVYQSAPAVWYVNLARRKASVFLEVLKLQPVKRPVQVKCWSDEESEVKSFLQCLPYISQLSFKDNNLVHFLHKNREQAQHFAALLQAHGFTLSLGGELPRQTCTSVGRILALCASGVKLGLTPCKISLRGASILFRHPLMLHNLILNEIMTVKLTRLLATGRVSAPMGVEELSLVVENSQLSEDMLSRVLSSVASLLRLWAVQCLDLTECTIHGHSLILLLGHQGPLKLKLCPDTLQQLAVVVHEAQDKDLTHSFLKKVGGDLTSCRLDWEVLLSLLQRSTHNITVNLRENWLSKRNITDLRPFLGRIILKSVDRNLLLLFLHCYSASKIQPGATALLGALQHRLDFSSSVDLSTKDQGKPLCLSSADCKAIVRVLEQSRCVTELILCDCEISDRALTKLLLKIPRRVNLSPSKAILVQLVQTCNKNNAVHHAGSLVRALGGELDLSETKLDQKACRSLALVLMHSKGLSELDLSRCQLTDHHLQPLLTHLHKVQVLDLSHNAISNYLSKKILKAVSTSKGHIVRLTNNRMKAKPLF, from the exons ATGAGTTCCTCACAGGAAACAGAGGAAGATGAGGGTGGTGTGGAAAGCAG CCCCCAGTCTGTGCAGTCAGCAGCATCTCCAGCACCCAGCTatctgtccatgaagagtgaccattCAATGGGTCCGCCCATTAATTTCAGAGATAGAGTTTTGGATGGAAAGTTTAG CCCCCAGTCTGTGCAGTCAGCAGCATCTCCTGCACCCAGCTgtctgtccatgaagagtgaccagtcAATGGGTCAGCCCATTAATTTCAGAGATAGAGTTTTGGATGGAGAGTTTAG GGCTAAGCAGAGGAAAATGTCTGCCTCCACCTCATACTCTCACTCTTCATGGAGAGGTATAACGGATCACCCGTGTACCTTCAATGGAAGGCCATATCACTG CCCCCAGTCTGTGCAGTCAGCAGCATCTCCTACACCCAGCTatctgtccatgaagagtgaccagtcAATGGGTCCGCCCATTAATTTCAGAGATAGAGTTTTGGATGGAGAGTTTAG TGCACTGACAGCTAGTCTTCTGGCAGAGGACCACTTCAGATGCTCAGTGTGCAAGGAGGTTCTCAACgagcctgtctccttcccttgTGGACACAGTTTCTGCAGGCAGTGCATTGAGACCTATTGGAACAAGCCAGCGAAGAAAAAAGTATACGACTGTCCCGGGTGTCAACGGAGATACATGACATGTCCCGTTCTCTTCACAAATTTAACCTTGGATAAAGTGATCCAGAAACTCCAGCAGACAGGATTTAAGGTCCCTGCACTTCCCCCTCACCGCTAcgctggacctggagatgtggccTGTGATCTCTGCACTGAGAAACAGCTCAAAGCTGTGAAGTTCTGTCTGACCTGCACTGCCTCTTACTGTGAGAGCCACGTTAGGCAGCATTACACCGTAGCAGCACTGCAGAGACACACCCTGGTGGATGCAACTGGAAACCTGGATCAGAAACTCTGCAATGAAGAACAACAGACTGCATTAAGGCTGGAAGCTAAATTGGAACAGATGAATACAGAGTTTGCTgaggaaaaaacacaaaaaaacaaactgACGCAG AATGTAAAGAATCCAACCACTGAGTTAACCTGTTATGCAAAGAGGTCATCCAAAG ATTGGGCAACGGAATGTTTTGTGCTGGCTGCCCTTGGTCGTCCCTTAGACCTTGGGATGATGTATGACTGCTGCAGTGATTGTCTTTCCTCAG ATGTCGGTCTATGGGATGAGAGCACAACAGCCAACATGCGTCAGTCTCTGCCTCGGCCTCACACAGAGGTGATGTGTATTGAAGGAGACTCCCTACAGGACAGATTCAGGGCTCTGAATGTTTCCACTTCTCTAAGGGCTAGTGTCTTGTCTGGGCTGGTGGAGGTTGATGGTGCTGCTGGATACTTGAACCATCCCGCCCAGTCCAAAAACAAGGACCGGGTCACTCTACAGTACAGAACCACTACCAGGCTGGACATGCTCAGTCACAGGGTATTTGAAGAAACCGTTAAAAGGGATTCAAAGGCAACACACGTGGTGATGGCTGTTCTCTATGGAGCTCAAGCATTCTTTATCTTTGATGACAAGCGTGTCAGTGGAGAGAAAAGGGCTGGTGGAGGAGAAGTCGATATGCGAAGTGTTATCAAGAAGATGGCGCCCTCCTTCAGTGCAGATCATATGTTATCCAGCTTGAGTGACAATGAGAAAATTAACAGTTTGTTGTATCAGTGTACACTCCACAGTGATGTAGACTATATCAATGGCTCCATGACTTATGGCCAAGCAGTACAAGCTCTTGAATCTCTCCCGAAGCACCTTGGACAACAGGGAGAGAAAGCAGTGCCTCTGTATGCCTGGCTCTATCCTCTGAAGAATCTGGTCACTTCAGTTCAGATCACTCAAGGCTTTCTCTCCGAGGTCGAGGACGTGGTGGAGCATCTGAGGCAGGTCATCATGAGATGCCAGGCCATGATGACATTATTACACGTCAATGATGATGTGATGAAAAGGTTCCCCAGTGTGAAGGAAAAACTTGCAGAATTTTCTGAGCTGCTGCAGAAGTACCAGTCCGAGTTTAAGAGAGGGCTGGCTATGGCAGTAAAGACcgtgagagagagtgaagagatgGATGAAAAGAGGCTGAGAGACATTCTCCAGAACCATGATCAATCACCATTCTGTTCTCAGTACACACATCAATGGCTTAACAACAAAAAGGAGGAGATAAAGGCTCTGCTTATCTGCAAAGCAAAAAACATCCCCATTGGGAAGGAGGTCCAGGAGAAagcaaaaaacatccccacagggaAGGAGGTCCAGGAGAAagcaaaaaacatccccacagggaAGGAGGTCCAGGAGAAagcaaaaaacatccccacagggaAGGAGGTCCAGGAGAAagcaaaaaacatccccactgggAAGGAGGTCCAGGAGAAagcaaaaaacatccccacagggaAGGAGGTCCAGGAGAAagcaaaaaacatccccacagggaAGGAG GTACCGACCCCAAACAGGACGCTGTGCTTCACACTCACCTCACTGGTGGGTGAAGATCCATACCTTTCCACCATGAAGCGGTATATACATTCTGCACTAGAGATCACCACAAACCAATCAGGGATCAGCGGACAGCAGCAGACACAGCATGCCTTCAAGCCTCCAGATTTAACTGAAAAAATACAGTCTGACCTCCACTTGTTCACCACATCCAATgaagacagaagagatggagagaaattcAATTTTCTTGTTGCAGCTATACCAGATGTCACCTTTCCTGGATCCCGCATTGGTCTGTATCAAAATGGTCGTCTTATCGGCCGCAATTTCAAGCTTGGATCAAAGCCAAATCCAGCCGAAGTAACAGAGATAAAACAGAACAGCTTCAATCTGAAATTTCCTCAGTCAAAGGTCATGAGTCCTGTGAAGTACAGAATAGAGTATACCGCAGAAAGTGATGTTCAATGGACTGTTAGATATTTACCATCTGGACCTGGATCTGTGGGACTGGGTCCTGACCACTGTAACACTTGTATGTTGCCTGGTTTGAAACCTGACACTAAATACCAGGTTAGATACAGTGCTGTGGACAGATCTAGTATGAGTGACTTCAGCATGGTCACCATGGTAAAGACAAACCCAAGGTCCACACCTGGACAGCCCTGTGTGAAACTGGTGGGAGAAAATGTCAGAGTCACATGGCGGATAGCGGAAGAGGAAGATGGCGTTCCCGTGCTACGTTATGCTGTGGAGTTCAAAGAGGCAGGGCTTGAGGGCTGGTCCAGGGTATCAACAACGGGGCCTGAATGTAGATGCACTTTATCTCAGACCTCCAGTACTTGCTACCGAGTCAGAGTCTCTGCCGTCTATGGAGAGGGAGACACAAGTAAACCCAGCACAGAAACAGACATCCCTGTAAAGG TCTGGTCCATAGACCTCTCACAAAGGAAAGCCTCCTTCCTCCTAGATGTTCTGAAACTCCAACCAGAGAAGAAACCAGTAGAGCTGAAGGGTTGGTCAGATGAAGAGAGTGAAGTGAGGAGTTTCCTTCAGTGTCTGCCCTACATCTCACAGCTGAG GTTTGTGAACAACAACAGCAACGCAGCCGTTATCCAGTTTGTGCTCAATCTGAGTGTCGCAGCAGCAGACCATGAAGCAAGGACAGGATGGAGTTGGTCTAAGTTCCTATCTCTGGTGTGGAGCTACAGTTCCTTCCCCTTCAATGAAGAAGTTCATCCTTCAGATCAATGTGACTTCCTTCTGGATCTTTACTCGTGTGCAAAGGCATCTGGGACTAAAAAGGGCAGGAGTCTCATTCCATTACTTCGGCCAGTTTACCAGTCAGCTCCAGCAGTCTGGTATGTGAATCTTGCTAGAAGAAAGGCCTCCGTCTTCCTCGAAGTTCTGAAACTCCAACCAGTGAAAAGGCCAGTGCAGGTGAAATGCTGGTCAGATGAAGAGAGTGAAGTGAAGAGTTTCCTTCAGTGTCTGCCTTACATCTCACAGCTGAG TTTTAAGGACAACAATCTTGTACACTTCCTACATAAAAATAGAGAGCAGGCCCAGCATTTTGCCGCTCTCTTACAAGCTCATGGCTTTACCCTGTCATTGGGAGGAGAGTTACCCAGGCAAACCTGCACTTCTGTGGGGAGAATCTTGGCCCTGTGTGCCTCAGGAGTGAAACTCGGTCTCACACCCTGCAAGATTTCTCTCAGAGGAGCTTCGATTCTCTTCAGACATCCGTTGATGCTACACAACCTCAT ACTAAATGAGATCATGACAGTGAAACTGACCAGACTGCTTGCGACTGGTAGAGTCAGTGCTCCAATGGGGGTGGAGGAGCTTTCGCTGGTTGTTGAGAACTCACAACTATCAGAGGATATGCTTTCTAGGGTCCTGAGTAGTGTGGCGTCCCTGCTGAGACTCTGGGCTGTGCAGTGTCTGGACCTGACAGAGTGCACTATCCACGGTCACTCTCTCATCCTGCTGCTGGGTCACCAGGGCCCTCTGAAACTCAA ACTGTGTCCAGACACTCTGCAGCAGCTGGCTGTAGTTGTGCATGAAGCTCAGGACAAGGACCTGACTCATTCATTCTTAAAGAAGGTTGGTGGAGACCTGACCTCTTGCAGGCTGGACTGGGAAGTGCTTCTTTCTCTGCTGCAGCGTTCAACCCACAACATCACTGTGAATCTCAGAGAGAACTGGCTTTCAAAGAGAAACATCACAGATCTTCGTCCCTTTCTGGGCAGGATTATTTTAAAGAG TGTTGACAGGAATCTGCTGCTGCTGTTCCTCCACTGCTACTCTGCCTCAAAGATCCAGCCAGGGGCAACAGCCCTGCTTGGCGCTCTGCAGCACAGGCTGgacttctcctcctctgtggacCTGTCAACAAAGGACCAGGGGAAGCCTCTGTGTCTGAGTTCTGCTGACTGCAAGGCCATCGTCAGAGTCCTGGAGCAGAGCCGTTGCGTCACAGAGCTGATCCTATGCGATTGTGAGATTTCAGACAGAGCACTCACGAAGCTGCTGCTGAAAATCCCACGCAGAGTTAACCTCAG CCCCAGTAAAGCCATATTGGTTCAACTTGTACAAACTTGTAACAAGAATAATGCAGTGCATCATGCAGGATCCCTGGTCAGAGCCCTGGGTGGGGAGCTGGACCTCAGTGAGACCAAGCTGGATCAGAAGGCCTGTAGATCTCTGGCCCTGGTTCTCATGCATTCAAAGGGTCTGTCAGAACTGGACCTCAGCCGCTGCCAACTCACAGACCACCACCTACAGCCTCTGCTCACACACCTGCACAAAGTCCAAGTCCTGGA TCTAAGTCATAATGCAATTTCCAACTATCTGAGTAAGAAAATACTGAAAGCTGTCTCCACCAGCAAAGGCCACATAGTTCG GCTCACAAACAACAGAATGAAAGCCAAACCACTGTTCTAG